In Candidatus Polarisedimenticolia bacterium, the sequence GCTGCTGATCGTCCTGGGGACGACCCTGCCGCTCGGTAACTGGCTGAGCGTCGCCTTCGCGTTCGTCCTGGCCCTTTTCGGCTACACCTACCGCGCGCGTGTCGAGGAGCAGGCGCTGCTGGCGGCGCTCGGGGATCCCTATGCCCGCTTCATGGAATCGCGCCGGCGCTTCATCCCGTACGTCTACTGAGAGGCGGCGCTTCCGGACCGTCGGGCAAGATGGGAGACTGCATGGAATGGATTCAGGGAGAATACACCCTGACCGACGATCCGGGCCGCGCCGACATCGAGGCGATCCACGGGCTGCTCGAGAAGACCTACTGGGCCGCGGGACGCTCGCGCGAGCTGGTCGCGTTGAGCGTCGGCAGCTCGCTCTGCTTTTCCCTGTTCCATGACGGCTCTCAGGTCGGCGTGGCGCGCGTCCTGACCGATGTGGGGGCGACCAGCTACCTGTGCGATGTGGTGATCGATCCCGGACACCGCGACGCCGGGCTCGGCAGCTGGCTGATGCAGGTCATCCTGGAGCACCCGTCGGTGCGGCGGACGCGGATGCTCCTGATCACGCGCGACGCGCAGCCTTTCTATCGCCGCCTCGGCTTCGCAACCCATCCGTACGAGTGCATGGTGCGCTCTCCTGCCGGAGGAGGCTCGCAATGAAGCGCCGAGTGCTGTTGGCGGCGATGGTCCTGGCCTGTA encodes:
- a CDS encoding GNAT family N-acetyltransferase; translation: MEWIQGEYTLTDDPGRADIEAIHGLLEKTYWAAGRSRELVALSVGSSLCFSLFHDGSQVGVARVLTDVGATSYLCDVVIDPGHRDAGLGSWLMQVILEHPSVRRTRMLLITRDAQPFYRRLGFATHPYECMVRSPAGGGSQ